TTTGATAATTGCCCAGAGTCCATGGCTGATTCTCACTGGCCACCGGGGTCCCCTGCCAGTCCCTGAGCCAATCACTATggctgggggttggagggaggagtGCTCTGATTCGTGACGCCTGGTCACATGCCTCCTCTGGTGGCCAGTGGGTGGTCTCACCTCTCTCCGAACCTCTTGAAAGGGGGTTCCACAAGGGGACAATGAGTATGGGAGGGAGCTGTGATGTGGTGTAATGGGGGCCAGACAAGAAGGAGCCACACTCTCCCACCACAGACACATGTGACTCCAAGGGGTCAGGAGTGGAAGTTGCCTGGGAAGTTACCTCGGTGGTGTCTCCGATAAGTGAGGTAACTGGTCGCCCGTGGGCGCCCCACCCAGCTTCCCACACTAGCCTGCCAGTTGCAGATTTTCCAGGGCCGTCGAGTGGAAACTTCCTTCCTAATGAGCCCTCCTGTCGAGTCTCAAGTGGAATTTGTCCCTTGTGAGAGGGGGACCTGGAGGCTTAGTGAGACATGACCAAAGgttctgtcgatggacattttcttctgctttttctttaaaaaattttttttaaatgtttatctttgagagagagacagagcgtgagcggggaaggggcagacagagagggagacacagtatctgaagcgggctccaggctccgagcggtcagcacagagcccgacgcggggctcgaactcgcggaccgtgagatcgtgacctgagccgaagtcggacgcttcaccgactgagccccccaggcatccctcttctgctttttctgTGCAGTCCTGCCTTTTTCtagttaaacaaataaaaataccctAAAGCATGAACACGTTTTGAAAAATTTTTCCGACCGTAGAGAATCACCCCTGCCTAGTTAACTGGCACCATGATTATTgccatttttgccattttattactcaCACACGTATctgcacacacgcatgtgcatgtATGTTAGTATGCACACGCATGTGCTGTTTCAACAACCTGCGTGGATTGGGTGCCCGCGGCCGCTTGAAGAATTGGCCGCAAACTTCGAACCACAGAAATGTAGTCTCGCATTTCTGGAGGCACAGAAATCCAAAGTCAAGGCCTCAGCAGCTATACTCTCTCTCGGGGGAGGGTCATTTGgggtctcttccagcttctctcTCTGTGGTCACATGggcttctcctcctctctgtctctggcttttcttcctgtgtctcttTTACGGACATTTGTCATTGGATTTGCGGCCCAGATAATCCAGGAAGATCTCGTCAAGAGATCCTTTACTCACTTGCATCGataaagaccctttttccaaatgaggtcacagtCGTGATTTCCAGGCAATTAGgacagggcttttttttttctttttttttcttttttttttttttttgcatgcggGGGTATCACCTTGGAGCTCCTTATACAACAGCTGCTGCTTTGTTTTCACATTCACCAATATTCAATTTATGGAACTCCAGATAGGACAGTGCCAGATGTGGGGCGTTCGGTAGTGAATCAACTAAACTTGTGACTCCAAAGAGTTAGATTCTCCAGCATTATGGCCCATTAGACATCATCACTCCCTTCTGCTGGACACTTTACATCTTCTACTAGCCACACTTAAAAGGTataagaacaggggcacctgggtggctcagtcagttgagtgaccgacttcggctcaggtcacgatctcgcggtccatgagttcgagccccgcgtcgggctctgggctgacagctcagagcctggagcctgcttcggattctgtgtctccctctctctctgcccctcccctgctcgtgctctgtctctctgtgtctcaaaaataaagaaaaacattttaaaaaatttaaaacaagatataaaaacaaataggTGAAATTAACTTTAATCATTTCTTCAACGTAACCCCATGTGTCTAAAATATTATCCTCTCAACCTGTAATCAACTTTTagaaagttataattttttttaattaaatttttttgtttatttattcatttttgaaagacagaacatgagggggggaggggcagagagagaatgggagacacagaatccgaagcgagctccaggctccctgccatcagcacagagcccgacgcggggctcgaactcacaagctgtgagatcatgacctgtgcagaagtcagacgcttaacggactgagccacccaggagccccaactaaAAGTTATTAATGAGGCATTTTACATTCTTGTTTGTGCCCAGTCTCCGAAATCTGGTGTGTGTTCTGCACCGATTAAACATCTCAAATTTGTAGGAGCCACATTTTGTGCTCACTAGCCACGTGTGGCCCCTGGCTGCCGTATGGGACAGCTGTGCATCagcctatattttatttttattttattttattattttactttttgagggggggcacaagtgagagggcagagagaaggagacgggaGGGGGTTGGAGAGAGACCGAGAAGTGAGACTCACCTGAAGCAAGTCTTCTGttttacctgaagcagggctcgagctcaccatcATCAGCCCATATTTTaagtgggctcaggtcatgatctcgcggttcgtgggttcgagccccgcgtcgggctctgtgctgacagctcggagcccggagcctgcttcagatcctatgtctctccctctctctctgcccctcccctgctcatgccctttctctctctctttcaggaataaacattttaaaagttaaaaaattaaaaaaagaaatgtttatatattttcttacagtGCCCTCTCTGGGTGTAAgcatatacacaaataataagTAACAGTTGAAATTCATCTGTACTTAATCTGGTGTCCTGcttgttataaatattttgttgtgaGCATTTTATTATGTAGGTCATTAAAAATCCCCCCTTATATCACGTTAACGGCTGGGTAGATTTTAGTAATTGACATGACTGCCCTCCTATTATTATTCTGGTGCTTTcatacttttttctcatttttatgcaAAACACTGACGTGATCACTGACAGGTTATTACCTCCTTAGCCTCGATTCCTGAAAGTTACACCATGTCTTTTGCATTTGGCAATATGTCTTGAAGGTCATTCTGTATAGAACTGCTCTTGGCACGTTAACTCCGTATCGTATCCGGCCAACCCCCTCCTAGCGGCTAAGGAGGTTGCTTCCGGTATTTGATTGTATTAACACAGTTGCAATGAACACCCTTGCACGTTTCACCGCCTTGCGTGTTTCGCTTGGCCTATACCTTTGTGTGGGGCCGACTGTGTGGTCTATTCCAGCAGCAAGAGGCCAGAAACAACGTAACTCCAGGCAGAGCCCCGAGAGGATGCTGTCCTCTCctgcacctggggtggggggaccccCAGTCTCATGGCCCTGCCCATCTGTCTGCAGCTCGTGGTGCATGTGGGGGTGTCGGGCATGGCGACCGCGGTCACACTGGAGAAGTGCGGGCATAACAAGGGCTACAAAGGGCTGGACAACTGCCGCTTCTGCCCCGGCTCCCAGTGCTGCGTGGAGGACGGGCCCGAAAGCATTGACTCCATCATCGACATGGATGCTGTGTGTAAGAGGGTCACCACGCTGGGCCTGGATGTGTCAGTGACCATCTCCCAAGATGCCGGCAGGTAGGGCACCTTGGGGTGATTGCGAGCAGTGGTTTCCCTCCTCCACCGGCCCAGGCTGGCGTTGAACAAGCCAAGTGCGTTGACTTTGGCCTCAGTGGGCTGAGCACTCACCGTTCACGAGGCTCAGAGCTAAGTACGTGCACATAACAGGTGCCACGGATTCTGCTTCTAGGACTCATTATGTGTGGAtctgcccacctctcccctgctctgggtGCTAGCATCTGCCGCCTGGATGCTGCTGCCCCGGCCGCCTCCCTggtgtccctccctccacctctgccccgGCCCTGAGGGTCCTCTTCCTCCAAGCGGTtggtttctgtttgtgttttctggggctgttgtaacaaaaaCCATCACCTTGGTAGCTGAGGACAACAAAAATGTATcgtctcccagttctggaggctagaagtccaaaatcaaggtgttggcaacgTTTGCTCCTTCTGGAGGCCCTGAAGGGGAATctgttccctgcctctctcccggTTTTTGGTCTGCAGGTAACCCTTggggttccttggcttgtggccacatcaccccGATCTTTGCCTCCGTCTCCACACGGCCTTCTTCCCTGGGTGTGTATTTACATGACCTTTTCATGAGCACATCAGTCATGGGATATAGGACCTACCTGAGGCCAGTATGATTTCATATTagctaattatatctgcaaaaccCCTATATCCGTATGAGGTTCTGGGTGAACATACAGTCTGGGAAGAAACTCTTCAGCCTCTTACAAGCTCTTT
This DNA window, taken from Panthera tigris isolate Pti1 chromosome A2, P.tigris_Pti1_mat1.1, whole genome shotgun sequence, encodes the following:
- the PGPEP1 gene encoding pyroglutamyl-peptidase 1 isoform X2, with the translated sequence MATAVTLEKCGHNKGYKGLDNCRFCPGSQCCVEDGPESIDSIIDMDAVCKRVTTLGLDVSVTISQDAGRYLCDFTYYTSLYQSHGRSAFVHVPPLGKPYNADQLGRALRAIIEEMLDVLEQSEGKINCRHKH